The sequence TCAGACCTTGGCCTTGCCGAGGATGCGGTTCACTGTTGTGCCGCACACCGGGCACTTGCCCTTGGCCATGTTCATGCCGGTCTTCGAGACCTCGATGCGCCCCTCGAAGTCCCGCTTCTCCTTGCACTTGACGCAGTAACCGTTGTAGGTCTGGGCCTGGTCGGCCACGGTAGCCCTCCTCGTCTCGTCCGCCGGGCACGCCCGGCGGGTCTCCCTGC comes from Micromonospora viridifaciens and encodes:
- a CDS encoding DUF5679 domain-containing protein translates to MADQAQTYNGYCVKCKEKRDFEGRIEVSKTGMNMAKGKCPVCGTTVNRILGKAKV